Within Peromyscus leucopus breed LL Stock chromosome 16_21, UCI_PerLeu_2.1, whole genome shotgun sequence, the genomic segment tggtgtgtgtgtgtgtgtgtgtgtgtgcgtgtgcgtgtgtgtgtgtatgcgcgtgtgGCCGATGCTGCCTCTGggacacacacaggagggggaaGGATATCAGGTGAGGAAGAGTCAGGGTCAGGATGGAGTTGTCTGTGTAAGATAAAAGGCTGGagcttggccaggcggtggtggtgcatgctttaatcccagcactcagaaggcagagccaggtggatctctgtgagttcaaggccagcctggtctacagagcaagatcgaggcaccaaaactatacaaagaaaccctgtctcaggaaaaaaaaaagctgaagccTTTAGGCACCCAGGCCCGGGGCTCGGTGACCTGTCCAGGGCAGGGACATCCCTCTTGGCTGCGATGTTGCGGAATCGGAGAACGATGTGGATACAGAGGAAAACAGCAATGGCGTCGTAGCAGTCGGCCAGGTAGGACTCCAGGTGTTTCTGTGATACAGCAACAGGCAGGCAATGGAATGTCAGTTTGCTGTTCGGGTGGCTGTGAGCAAACGGATGGACATTTCTACGGGACAAAGCCCTGGCTAGGGAGACCCCTCCTTCCCTGTCCACAGGCCCTCCAGGGGCCCTGACTTGCTCACAGGCCTCCACTCTGTAAGTTCCTCACAGCAGTAGCCAGGGCTGAGCTTGGGATGGAGGCAAAGGGCCAGGATTTAGAGGTATTGCTCTCTGCTGTGGAAAAGCAGAGGAAGTAACAGGATCCCCGAGTTCTGAGGGCTCCCTAGGGGGTCATGTTGTGAGATAAAGGTTTACACTCTGTAGAATGGGACACCCTGATTTCAATACTGCCGCTTGTGATCCCATTGGCTGTGGATGAGCCCTGAGAATGGAGGGTAAAAGACAGAATCCGGGGCTTACCAGAGTCATGGCGAGTGTGCGGCCCATGACAGCATGGAACAGGTCATGTGCAGCTGGGCCAGATACGACAAAGAATTCACAGATGAAAAGATATTCACGGCAGGAATTGTCGAGGAGGGCGTAGTGCTGACTGCGGAAGAGAGCCTCGAACGGATACTATGGGCAGAGAGAAGGGTGGGGTCGGACACTGGCCCCGTGGATATGGGGCCTAGGCACATCTCAGGATACGAGAGCTCAGAAGACCCCACACACCTGACCTCCAGGCTGGGAGGAGCGCCCTGAACAGGCACTGAAGAGGGGCACAGGACACAGGAACGCCCTCTCTCCGGCTGCTGCTGcccccacatcctcttcaaccCCTGACAGTCACCCCATGAGCAGTCTCCCTCTGTGTGCCTCAGTGCATGGCTCCTAGCCCCCCACATCACAGCAGGCCAGGGGCCACCAAAGTCCCCACCTGAGGGGATTCAACCCCGACCACAGAGGGGTAGGCTCATCATACCCTCTGCTCTCCACGCTGGGCAGTGTGGGGCACCAGGATGGGGGCCTCGAGTTCAGTGGGGGAGATGACAGCACCCCGGGTCCCCAGGGTGAAGATGGTGTTCCTGCTTCGGAGGGACGGCTTCGAGAAGAATCGTGACCAGGTCAGAGTCAGGGAAATCACCGAGATCCACCACACCAGGCCCATGGAGCCAAGACCTGAGGGACCCCAGAAGCTAACTATGACCAGGACACCCCTTTCTAGAACCAGGGCCTTGCCTCATCTGACCTGTAATGGGCCTCAGGGAGTCTACAACCCTCTGGGAGGGGAAGATCTGGCTCTCACATCCTCAAAGGTTCCACCCCACAGAGAGGGTGAAAAGCAGAACCCTTGGGGCAGCACCCTGCCTGTGAGCTTAGCCTGAGGTTCCTTGATCCAGgacatctttctattttctttttctttttttttttttttttttttttttttttttttttctttctttctctcttcctttttttttttttttttttttttttttttttttggtttttcaagacagggcttctctgtgtagttttgatgtctgtcctggatctcgctctgtagaccaggctggcctcgaactcacagagatccacccgtatctgcctcccgggtgctgggattaaatgtgtgagcccccactgcccagctgatcCAGGATATCTTTCTTTGCTGTGTCTTCCACACCCATTAGATCATCTTTCTTGGCAACTTCCTCGTACTAGAGAAAATAACAGAGAGCTGAACCATGGCTCCTCACCACCAGCGGGTGGGGAGCTCCATCCCTCCTCCAAGCCACTATTAGGGGCACCTCTCCCTGCCTGGCTCACCTGCACTTTCATGAGCCGCCCCAGGTAGGAGCGGAAATAAGACAGGTAGATCTTGCTCAGCGTCTCCACGTATTCATCCCTGATCTCCTTGGCTGTTGCTCGCTCGTTGCCCAACAGGAACTGATAGAAAAACCTGGAAGGGCCAGGGTGAGTCAGACCCCTGGACGTCCATGCTGGCTGCTGAGAAGTTCACAAGCCACCCTGCACCTGTCCCGGGGTGGCGACCTGTACTTCAGCAGGGCTGTCTGGGGGATCTGATAGTTGGTCATGGGCTTTCTGAACGAATAAATCTTCTGGAGGATGAACTCGCGGATCTTTGTCACTGCCTAGATGTGGGGGACAAACAGGCCATGAGGTTGCGGGCTTTTACCCTGTGGAGAAAGTTAGGAGATGACAGACGTGAAGGTAAAGGTAATGGAGAGAATACTTtggttgttttatgttttgttggttgagtcagggtctctctgagtagccctggctggtctggaactcaccctgtagttCACTCtgtagaactcacagaggtccccctgcctctgcctcccaagtacagggtAAAATCGCTTACCACCAGGCCCTGCCTTATGTTTtcaggttgtttttctttttgttaagtATGGAATGCTTTATGAATTTTCATGTCATCCCTTACACagaggccatgctaatcttctctgtactgttctaattttagtttctatgctgttggtttttgagacagggtcttatgtatctCAGGATGGCCCCAAACTCCCTTCATAGCAGAGAACGACTCTGAAATTTCCGATCTTTCCTctgccacttcctgagtgctgggacagcAGACAAGGGCCATCACGTCAAtgtctgcagggctggggagggaacccagggctctgtgaacGCTAAGCAAACCCTCTACCGACTGAGGCACATCTCTAGCCTCGTTAGATTTTCAGGGGAATGTGAGGGCCAACATGCACCGCCCGCAGGGAAGCAGTGGGGGTCATGGGAAGTGACCCTAGGGGTCCACTCCCCACCTTGACCCGGAGCCGGTCCAGCACGCCTCTGACATCTGCACAGGCAGctgtgcctctggcctcctgttCCCTGACTGCGGCTGCCTTGGCGTCCAGCTCTTGCAGCTGCTCCAGGAACCTGGCCTCTGTCACTGGAGCTTCCAGAATTGCTCTGAGGAGCAGGGAGGACAGGGTGATCAGAAGGGACCCTCAACAGTCCTGAAACACCCGAACCACACCCCTCACAGCTCATGTCTTTCTTACCTTTCTCCATGATCTCATACCCTCATTATATGGACCAAGTTTTCAACTCCTGAGCCCCGCCCCCTACAGGTCCCCACTACACACCTGACCTTGGATCACTCCTAACCTATGTCCTATCCTGTGGTGGCTAAAGCGGGTTAGGAGTTATTAACCCATCCGTTATTTCTAGAatgcacttcttttttttaacaaaatcccACTCTGCAGTCCAAGCTGGtgacttgcagcaatcctcctgtctggACCTCCCGagcctgagattacaggcatgagccagcaCACCTGGTTTCTAGACTGCACCTGACAAACCTCAGCCTAGACCCGTGTTGTAAACTGGGTAGGTAACCCAGCCCAACCACCTGCTCTGGACAGTATGACCCTCCCAGCCAGCAACTCACGTGACCAGAGTGGAGGGCACCACTAGCCCATCTACAAGTTCCCCAAGTCTCCCCCGAACTGCCTGTCGGTTACGAAGTCGGATGTTCATGGCTCCTGACTGCTCCTGCAGGGTCCGGATCTCAGAGCTGATGGAGCTGAGGTCACTCTGAAAAGCTCCCAACATCTGCTCCATGCGCTACAGGGAGGGCAGAAAACACTGTGGGCATGCACAGAAAACACTGTGGGCATGCACAGGGTTGATGGGGACAAGTGTGCCACCAAGTGTCTGGGTGAATACCCCAGTCAACAGCCCAGGAGGGTGGGAGATCTTCACTTGCCAAGGGGACACAAACTACTAACAACAACTAAACCAGGAGCAGAGGGTGTGACCGGTCCGAGCTTGTCAGGGGCCACAGCCGAGGGCCACTGACCTCCAGGACAGCATCGCAGGCTGTGATCTGATTGTGCAGAGACGCTATGTTCTCACTCTCTTGGATGTCTGACCCACAAAAGCCAAGGGCTTCACGGTGAACATGGAGCTCTGCAGACCAGCAGCACCTCCTCCTGAATTCTCCCCAAAGTGACAGAGATCTAAGAGATGCCATTCCATTCAGCTACCTGCATCACACCTCCCCGAACCCCATGTGGCTTCCCTCTGCTAAAGGATACAGTCCCGGATCGATTTCTGCTCAATctgctgcagctccagctccacctGCTTCGAATAGTGTCGCAGATCCACACCCTGGGGAAATGACCATGAGAAGTCAGGACGAAGTCACAGGCAAACCAGAGGGGACACCAAGGTGACATTCCAGGGGAAGGTGGGGGCAGATGGGCATAGGGGAGAGCCTCACTGTTCTGAGAGCCTCCTTGACCAGTTCATCCTCCAGATTTGCCTGGATGTGAACTGGAAAGAGACATTtattggatgccccaatgttagaagggaactttgggtgactgtcctggcagcctgatgtccctgtcattaggtaaaaTTTcacccttctagggtctttgatggagttgaagactaaatagttataactatagtttttcttagttgtaatagaaagtaaattagatacaaaactttagaatCACTAAGATAGACAATTAAGTACTTTATctaatttgccaaatgcaaatggattagatagtgtaattcttacttgataactttttattgtatataatctcactatgttaaagttaaaacatttttaattagacaaaagggggaatgctgtggaataatctgtaatgatttgtcactcaaattggtttaataaaatgctgactggccagtagccatgcaggaaatAGAAGCAGGGTGACCAAATGAAGGATGAGGAGAAggtgaagggtggagtcaggagtcaccagccagatgcagagggagcaggagatgaatgtgccacaGTAATAAAGGTACCACTATGTGACAGAGTATAGATAAGgcatatgggttaacttaaaatgtaagagttacctagtaacaagcctgagctgcTGACTGAGCCTCT encodes:
- the LOC114687931 gene encoding LOW QUALITY PROTEIN: vacuolar protein sorting-associated protein 52 homolog (The sequence of the model RefSeq protein was modified relative to this genomic sequence to represent the inferred CDS: inserted 1 base in 1 codon), translating into MEQMLGAFQSDLSSISSEIRTLQEQSGAMNIRLRNRQAVRGRLGELVDGLVVPSTLVTAILEAPVTEARFLEQLQELDAKAAAVREQEARGTAACADVRGVLDRLRVKAVTKIREFILQKIYSFRKPMTNYQIPQTALLKYRFFYQFLLGNERATAKEIRDEYVETLSKIYLSYFRSYLGRLMKVQYEEVAKKDDLMGVEDTAKKGFFSKPSLRSRNTIFTLGTRGAVISPTELEAPILVPHTAQRGEQRYPFEALFRSQHYALLDNSCREYLFICEFFVVSGPAAHDLFHAVMGRTLAMTLKHLESYLADCYDAIAVFLCIHIVLRFRNIAAKRDVPALDRYWEQVLALLWPRFELILEMNVQSVRSTDPQRLGGLDTRPHYVRANHSHYAEFSSALVSINQTIPNERTLQLLGQLQVEVENFVLRVAAEFSSRKEQLVFLINNYDMMLGVLMERAAEDSKEVESFQQLLNARTQEFIEELLSPPFGGLVAFVKEAEGLIERGQADRLRGEEARVTQLIXGFGSSWKASVESLSQDVMRSFTNFRNGTSIIQGALTQLIQLYHRFHRVLAQPQLRALPARAELINIHHLMVELKKHKPNF